The Paracholeplasma brassicae genome includes the window AGTGTTTTTTTGTAGCGACTTAGCGCAAAAAGAAAATTTGTTGATCTTAGACCGGGATGCCTTTAAAAACCTATCGTACGTGATTCGTTACGAAGGGCTTAAAGAAATTAAAAAAGAACTGGATTATTTATTTGAGATTGCCAAAGATGGGGTTTATCACTACACCCTAACCGAGGTATTAAATACCATCATCAGCAATTGTGAAGAACCAGAAAAACTCATCAAAGATGGCATCAATTTAAATCAAATCCACCTGAATTTATTAGAACATAAAACCAAAGAATCGGTTTATAATTATTTTATTGAATTGATTTTAGCCGTTAAAGGCGTCAACCAATCGCTTCAAACCGACGTGGTTGGTAAGAACTTAGACAAGATTTTAAAGTACATCGAAACCAATTTTAGTGATCAAAACCTCAACCTAGAAATGGCCTCAGACCAAATTGGGCTAAGCCCTTCTTACATTTCTGCCTTACTAAAAAATGAAAAAAACACGACCTTTGTCAAATACGTCACACAGTTAAGAATGGAAAAAGCCAAGGAACTCTTGAAAAAACAATCCTTAAAAATCATTGAGGTCGCTGAGATGGTTGGTTACTACGAACCTTATTATTTTTCTCACTGTTTTAAGAAATATGAAGGTAAATCACCAAAAGAGTTTAAGAAGGACGAGTCATGAGACAAAAACATTCCATTGCCTCAATCATTCTAATCTCATTTTTTAGTATTTCGATGATTTACTTGATATTACTCTTTAGTGTCACTTATGTGAATTTCAAGAGAAATATCACAGAGGTATCGAACATTCAATCAGAAGAAATCTCAAGACAGATTGTCTATAACTATGAGTCTTACATTAACACCATCATTGACACCTCGAACCTCATTCAAGCAGACATTACTAACAAAGACATCTACGCTTCAATCGATGAAACCTCATCCTACTTAAACGACGTGATCCGCTTAAAAAAAGAAATCATCACGATTGAACTCTATGATTTACAAGGGGATTTAATCGTGTCAAACATCAAAAACCAAACCGCAAGAAATGCAAGTCAAGCGTCTTGGTTTTTAAGTTCGATTAATGAACAAACCATTCATAACTTTCAAACCCCGTTTGAAACACAAGGGGTCTATCAAATCACGATATCAAAGTTTGTGTTATTTAATAAAAACGACCAAAGTGGTGTCTTAAAAATCGTCATTTCATTTGACCAGTTCGTCGAACTCGTCAAAAAAAGTAATCTCGGGTTTGGTGGACACATTTCAATTATTGATCAGTATTATAACACCATCTACACCTCTAAAACCGACGCATCTGGTGTTTCAGATGCCAAAGAAAAAGAAGTGTTTTTAAACACCGTGATTGGGACCTCAAAAACAAAAATCAATGACTTAAACATGATGGTGAACGTCGATACGCTTGCAAACACCAGATGGCGTATTGGGGTATTTATCAACGCAGAGGGGATCAAAGTCATTGAAAACGAGTTCTTTTGGAACACGTTTTCCATCTCAACGTTGTTTTTATTTTTTGCCGTCCTACTCTTTTTAACCATTTCAAGACGTATCGCAAAACCAATTCAAGCATTAGAAGCGAAAATGTCAGACATTGAAAAAGAGGAGTTCTTTCAAATTCAAGAAGTCAACATCGATTCTTATCAAGAGGTTAGCGCGTTATCGCATAGTTTTAATACGATGATGAAAAAAATCGACGAACTGATGACTCGGGTCGTGGTTGAACAAAAAGAACAACGTAAATCGGAATTAAAGGCTCTTCAAAATCAAATCAACCCCCATTTCTTGTATAACACACTTGATTCCATCGTGTGGATGATTGAAAAAGAACAAAACGAACAAGCCGCTGAGCTGGTGATTGCCTTAGCTAAATTCTTTAGGCTTTCCATTTCAAAGGGCAGAAATATCATCCCAATCAAAGATGAAATCGATCACGCAAGAAACTACATCTTGATTCAAAACATCAGATACCAAAACGCATTTACTTATTCGTTTTCTTGTGAGGATGACATCAAAGATCATAAGACAATGAAGTTCTTACTACAACCACTGATTGAAAATAGCATTTATCACGGCTTAAAAAACCGAATTGATCAAGGACACATTGAGGTTAAGGTTTATCAAGACGAAGAAGACATCATCTTCTCTGTTTCTGATAACGGTTATGGGATGAGACAAGAACGTATCGATGAACTCTACCGACGGTTTAAAGATCAAAACCTGCACGATGGGGTTGGTCTTAAAAACATTTATCAACGCTTATTAATCTATTTTGGGTCAAAAGCGAAAATGATCATTAAGAGTGAACTCGACGAGGGCACCACAATTGAAATCCACATTTCGAAGGAGGCAAGTTATGAAGAAGATTAATCTCATTTTATTGGTTTTCATTGTTCTTTTTCTTGTCTCCTGTGAGAAAAAAGAAATCAAAGTAGGCATCATGATCTATGATGAGTCCGATACGTTTATGCAAGAGTTTAAAAACGCGATCATTAAAAATTTGAGTGATTACGAGTATGAGGTATTTTATGCCTCAAACTCTCAAAGCATCCAAAACAAACAAATGGTTAATTTAATCGATCAAAACTATGACTTGCTTGTCATTAATGCGGTTGACCGCTTGGCTGCAAGTAGCCTAGCAGAACTCGCAAATGATAAAAAGATACCCATCATTTTTATCAACCGTGAACCACTAGAAGAAGACATCGCTCGTTATGAAAACATTTATTACGTCGGTGCAGATGCGGATCTATTAGGCATCAGACAAGCAGAAGCGGCAGATTTGGTGTTTAAAGACCCCAAAAACTTAAATAAAATCTTTGATCGAAACGCCGATAACGTCATACAAACCGTCATCTTAAAAGGCGAACAGTCTCACCAAGATGCTGAAAAAAGAACCCGTATGTCGATTGAACACTTACGAGCGCTTGGCTATGAGGTCGAACTTTTAACGACTTCGGTGGCCAATTGGCGACGAGACCTCGCCTACATTCAAACCAAAGAAATCATGGAAATGTTTCCTGAGGTTGAATTGATCTTATCAAATAACGATGACATGGCCTTAGGGGCAATTGATTACTTAGTGGAGACGAACCGCTTTGAAAAAGGCGAGACCTACGATCAAGACATCTTAATTATTGGAGTCGATGCCACAAGTGTTGGAAAACAAGCAATCAAAGATGGACTGCTTTTTGCAAGTGTCTTAAATGATTCAAGCGCACAAGGGCATGCGGTTGCTACCTTGATCAATTATTTAATGAAGCATAAGCCACTCGATGACCTACCATTTGAACTTGTTAAAGAACGCTATGTGTTCGTTGATGGTCAAGTCATCTTAAAAGAACATTTGGAGTAAAAAATCAAAGTTAGAGAATTTCACAACTAAAAAATAGAATATTACATTTTTCTTGTAAGCGATTACAACTATAATGAAAGCGAAACCAAAAGGGAGGAAACAAAAAAATGAAACGAATTTTTGCTTTAATGGTTACGCTTTTACTAGCGGTAACAATGTTTGCATGTGAAGAAGATGGCGAATTCAAAGTAGACATTTTTATTTACAAGTACTCAGACACTTACATTACAAGTGTTAGAAACGCAATGGATGCTGAACTTAAAGGCATCGACGTGAATTACACATTCCACGATGCGGATGGCTCACAAGAAACACAAAACACACAAATCGATGGTGCAATCGCGAATGGGACTGACCTAATCGTTGTTAACATCGTTGAAACTGAAAGTGGTAACGTGGTAATTCAAAAAGCGAAAAACGCTAAGATTCCTGTGATTTTCTTCAACCGTGAAGTAAGTGATGCCGTTGTTAATTCATACGATGACGCAGCATTTATCGGAACTGATCCAGACGAAGCTGGTTATATGCAAGGCGAAATGATCGCTGACTTATTACTTGCTGATGGCGCGTGGGAAAAATACGACTTAAATAACGATGGTAAGATCAACTACATCATGTTAAGAGCTGACTTAGATAACCCAGAAGCAAACGGTAGAACTAAGTATTCAACTCAAGAAGCTAATCGCTTATTGGTTGCTGCTTCAAAACCTGAATTAGTACAAATCGGTACTGACCAAATGGCTGGTTGGGATCTAGCAACTGCTAAGACAATGACTGACGCATTATTAACTTCTAACCCATACACAGGAGATCAACCAATTGAATTAGTTATCGCTAATAACGACGACATGGCACTTGGTGCAATCCAATCACTTAATGGTGTTGGTTATAACACAGGTTCAGACGCTACTAAATATGTATTAGTAGTAGGTGTAGATGCAACTGCAACTGCTGTTGATGCCATCCAAGGTGGTAAAATGGCTGGTTCAATCAAACAAGACGGTGTTGCTATGGCTAAAGCAATCGTTAAGTTCATTGAAAACGTCTCATTAGACAAAGACTTCAATGAAGGTACAGATTATACATTTGAAACTGGTGCAGATAAAGTAAGAATTCCTTACGCTAAATACACTGGCGAATAACAGTAACATTTAATAACAAATAGGCGGCCGTTTGGCCGCTTATGATGTTATTAATCCAAAAGTTTGATAGGAATATAGATTTTTGGATTAATGAATATGACAGGATTGGTGGGTTAACTATGGAATACATCTTAAAAATGGAAGGGATCTCAAAATCATTTCCAGGTGTAAAAGCGTTAGATAAAGTAAATTTATTTGTAAGACCGGGTAGCGTACACTCCTTAATGGGTGAAAACGGGGCCGGTAAATCAACATTGATGAAATGCTTATTCGGCATTTATTTTGAAGATGAAGGCGAGATTTTTCTAGAAGGGAAAAAAGTCAAATTCTCAAGTTCTAGACAAGCCTTAACCAGTGGGGTTGCGATGGTTCAACAAGAGTTAAACCAAGCGGTCAAACGAAACGTCATGGATAACGTTTGGCTTGGCAGATACCCAAAGATTGGGCCAATGGTCGATCATAAAAAAATGTACCAAGACACCTTAGAGATTTTTAAGACCTTAGAAATTACCGTTGATCCAAAAGAAACCATGTCGAATTTGAGTGTTTCTCAAAGACAAATGGTTGAGATTGCAAAAGCGGTGAGTTATGACGCAAAAGTAATCGCGTTTGATGAACCAACTTCCTCTTTAACCGATAAAGAAATCGAACACTTATTTTCAATCATCGATAAGTTAAAGAAAAAAGGCTGTGGGATTATTTATATCTCACACAAAATGGATGAAATCCTACGTATCTCTGATGATGTGACCATCATGCGTGATGGTAAATGGATCTCAACAACACCAGCCAAAGACTTAACGATTAATTCAATCATTAAGCAAATGGTCGGTCGTAGTCTTGATAACCGTTTTCCGGATAAAACAAACAAACCAGAAGGTAAAATCTTAGAAGTTAAGAACTTTAGTGCGTTATACAAAAATCACATCGAAGAAGTGAGTTTTGATTTAAAGAAAGGTGAGATTTTAGGTCTTGCTGGACTTGTAGGGGCAGGACGCACCGAAGTCCTTGAAATGATTTTTGGTATCACGTCGAAAAAATCAGGTGATTTGATTTTAAATGGCAAAAAAATCGACAACAAGAATTCACGACAAGCCATTAAAAACGGCTTTGCCTTATTAACTGAAGAACGACGTGCCACAGGGATTTTTGGGGTACTAAACATTTTAGAAAATGCCACCTTATCCAATTTAAAATCCTATCAAAACAAGGTCTACTTGAAGCACGATCCAATGAAAGAAGATACCAAATGGGTGATTGACTCAATGCGTGTTAAAACACCAGGTCAACACACTAAGATTGGTAGCCTTTCTGGTGGGAACCAACAAAAAGTGATTATCGGCCGCTGGTTATTAACCAAACCAGAAGTGCTACTCTTAGATGAACCAACCAGAGGGATCGACGTTGGCGCGAAATATGAGATTTATCAATTAATGATTAATCTCGCATCAACGGGCAAATCCATCATCATGGCATCCTCAGAAATGCCAGAGTTACTTGGTATTTGTGATCGAATTTTAGTGATGAGTAATGGT containing:
- a CDS encoding sensor histidine kinase, which codes for MRQKHSIASIILISFFSISMIYLILLFSVTYVNFKRNITEVSNIQSEEISRQIVYNYESYINTIIDTSNLIQADITNKDIYASIDETSSYLNDVIRLKKEIITIELYDLQGDLIVSNIKNQTARNASQASWFLSSINEQTIHNFQTPFETQGVYQITISKFVLFNKNDQSGVLKIVISFDQFVELVKKSNLGFGGHISIIDQYYNTIYTSKTDASGVSDAKEKEVFLNTVIGTSKTKINDLNMMVNVDTLANTRWRIGVFINAEGIKVIENEFFWNTFSISTLFLFFAVLLFLTISRRIAKPIQALEAKMSDIEKEEFFQIQEVNIDSYQEVSALSHSFNTMMKKIDELMTRVVVEQKEQRKSELKALQNQINPHFLYNTLDSIVWMIEKEQNEQAAELVIALAKFFRLSISKGRNIIPIKDEIDHARNYILIQNIRYQNAFTYSFSCEDDIKDHKTMKFLLQPLIENSIYHGLKNRIDQGHIEVKVYQDEEDIIFSVSDNGYGMRQERIDELYRRFKDQNLHDGVGLKNIYQRLLIYFGSKAKMIIKSELDEGTTIEIHISKEASYEED
- the mglA gene encoding galactose/methyl galactoside ABC transporter ATP-binding protein MglA, which encodes MEYILKMEGISKSFPGVKALDKVNLFVRPGSVHSLMGENGAGKSTLMKCLFGIYFEDEGEIFLEGKKVKFSSSRQALTSGVAMVQQELNQAVKRNVMDNVWLGRYPKIGPMVDHKKMYQDTLEIFKTLEITVDPKETMSNLSVSQRQMVEIAKAVSYDAKVIAFDEPTSSLTDKEIEHLFSIIDKLKKKGCGIIYISHKMDEILRISDDVTIMRDGKWISTTPAKDLTINSIIKQMVGRSLDNRFPDKTNKPEGKILEVKNFSALYKNHIEEVSFDLKKGEILGLAGLVGAGRTEVLEMIFGITSKKSGDLILNGKKIDNKNSRQAIKNGFALLTEERRATGIFGVLNILENATLSNLKSYQNKVYLKHDPMKEDTKWVIDSMRVKTPGQHTKIGSLSGGNQQKVIIGRWLLTKPEVLLLDEPTRGIDVGAKYEIYQLMINLASTGKSIIMASSEMPELLGICDRILVMSNGRVAGIVDAKTTTQEELMSLSAKYM
- a CDS encoding galactose ABC transporter substrate-binding protein, translating into MKRIFALMVTLLLAVTMFACEEDGEFKVDIFIYKYSDTYITSVRNAMDAELKGIDVNYTFHDADGSQETQNTQIDGAIANGTDLIVVNIVETESGNVVIQKAKNAKIPVIFFNREVSDAVVNSYDDAAFIGTDPDEAGYMQGEMIADLLLADGAWEKYDLNNDGKINYIMLRADLDNPEANGRTKYSTQEANRLLVAASKPELVQIGTDQMAGWDLATAKTMTDALLTSNPYTGDQPIELVIANNDDMALGAIQSLNGVGYNTGSDATKYVLVVGVDATATAVDAIQGGKMAGSIKQDGVAMAKAIVKFIENVSLDKDFNEGTDYTFETGADKVRIPYAKYTGE
- a CDS encoding galactose ABC transporter substrate-binding protein, translating into MKKINLILLVFIVLFLVSCEKKEIKVGIMIYDESDTFMQEFKNAIIKNLSDYEYEVFYASNSQSIQNKQMVNLIDQNYDLLVINAVDRLAASSLAELANDKKIPIIFINREPLEEDIARYENIYYVGADADLLGIRQAEAADLVFKDPKNLNKIFDRNADNVIQTVILKGEQSHQDAEKRTRMSIEHLRALGYEVELLTTSVANWRRDLAYIQTKEIMEMFPEVELILSNNDDMALGAIDYLVETNRFEKGETYDQDILIIGVDATSVGKQAIKDGLLFASVLNDSSAQGHAVATLINYLMKHKPLDDLPFELVKERYVFVDGQVILKEHLE